The following proteins are co-located in the Spea bombifrons isolate aSpeBom1 chromosome 3, aSpeBom1.2.pri, whole genome shotgun sequence genome:
- the SSR3 gene encoding translocon-associated protein subunit gamma, translated as MAPKGTSKQQSEEDLLLQDFSRNLSAKSSALFYGNAFIVSAIPIWLYWRIWHMDLVQSAVLYTVMTLVSTYLVAFAYKNVKFVLKHKVAQKREDAVSKEVTRKLSEADNRKMSRKEKDERILWKKNEVADYEATTFSIFYNNSLFLVVVIVASFFLLKNFNPTVNYILTISASSGLIALLSTGSK; from the exons ATGGCTCCCAAAGGCACCAGCAAACAGCAAAGCGAGGAAGACCTCTTACTGCAGGACTTCAGCCGCAACCTCTCGGCTAAATCGTCTGCTCTTTTCTACGGCAATGCCTTCATCGTGTCCGCCATCCCGATCT gGTTGTATTGGAGGATATGGCATATGGACCTTGTGCAGTCGGCTGTTCTATACACCGTGATGACGCTGGTCAGCACTTACCTTGTAGCTTTCGCTTACAAGAATGTCAAATTTGTTCTTAAACATAA GGTGGCCCAGAAACGAGAGGATGCAGTTTCTAAAGAGGTAACGCGCAAGCTGTCTGAAGCCGATAACAGAAAGATGTCAAGGAAGGAGAAAGATGAAAG GATTCTGTGGAAGAAAAACGAAGTTGCCGATTATGAGGCTACCACTTTCTCCATTTTCTACAATAACAGCCTGTTCCTAGTAGTGGTCATCGTTGCTTCATTCTTCCTGCTGAAGAACTTCAACCCTACAGT GAACTACATTTTAACTATTAGTGCATCCTCTGGTTTGATCGCTCTGCTGTCAACAGGATCCAAGTAA